The Janthinobacterium tructae genome contains the following window.
CGGCGCAGCGCTTCCATCGCTTCCGATTCGCCGCGCAAATCGTGCAAGCCGTGTCGCGCGCGCAGGGTGTCGGCCACCACCGCGCGCCGTCCCCGGTTCGACTCTATCTGCGTCAGGCGCGCCAGTTCCAGCGCATCGTCGAAGGCGCGCCGGATGGCCGTGGCCGAATACACGAAGACGGCGGCCAGTCCCGCCTCTTCGGCCAGGTCGGTGACGAGGCCCGCGCCGACGACGGCTTTGACTCCGGCCGCCTTCAGTTCGTTGATCTGCGCGCGCGCGTCTTCCTCGGTGGCGTAGGTGCGCTGGGCAATCTGGAAGCCGAAGGTGGCGGCAAATTCGGCCAGTTCCGGCATCGGGTCCTGGTAGGTGACGACGCCGATGTCCGGCGAGATGCGCCGCGCGCGCGCCAGCGCCTGCATCACGTCGTAGCCGCTGGCCTTGGCGATGATGACGGGTACCGACAGCCGGCCTTTCAGGTAGGCGCCGTTCGAGCCGGCGGCGATGACGGCGTCGCAGCGTTCGGTGGCCATGCGTTCGCGGATGTGGCGCACGGCGTCGTCGAAGCCCAGGTTGATCGGCTCAATCGTCGCCAGGTCGTCGTATTCGAGCGTGATGTCGCGGAACAGGTCGAACAAGCGCGAGACGGAGACGGTCCAGATGACGGGTTTGTCGCGGTGGTCGAGCGGAGGTTGGGGAGGGCGGCGCATGCTTTATTCTAAACGATTTGTTTCATTTTCTGGCCATGCAACGCCGGTGCAACGAGCGTGTTGCAAGTGGTCTGTGGTGTTTCAGGTATTGCCAATAAGGAATATGAAGAAACCCCGGGAAACTGGTTTATGATCTAACAGCACTATGATGCCTGACGAATATATTGTTCAGGTGCATTCCGACCGCTAACAACCAACCCATGGTGTCCATGAACCGCGTACCGACCAGTCCCGATTTCATCGCCGATGCCTTGCAGCTGATCGCCTTGCCCGCCTGCGCCTGCGATGCCTGCGGCATGGTGGTCGCGGTGAATGGCGCCTTGAGCGCCTTGCTGGGCAGGGATGTGTCGGGCCGCCTGCTGGCCGACTGTTTTACGGACGCCTACCGCGCGTCGAGTACCAGCATGCTGCGTGGCGCGCTGGGTGCGGCCGGGCGCGAGCGGCACTGGGACAGCAGCCTGGAGGGAATCGATGCGGCCATCGCCGTGCAGGTGTGGGCCAAGCCGCTGCCGGTGGGCGATGGCTTGCCGGGCGCGACCCTGGTGTTTGCCGACATCAGCGTGCAGCAGCGCGACCAGCAAGCCTTGCGCAAGACCTTGCTGGAACAGCAGGCCATCCTGGAAAGCGCGGCCGTCGGCATCGTGTTTTCCAGGGGTGGCTTCATCGAGGAGTGTAATATTCGCGCCGCCGAGATGTTCGGCTATGCGCGCCACCAGTTGACGGGCATGCCGGGCGCGGTGCTGTACCGCTCCGCCGAGCATTGCCGCATCCTGGGGCTGGAAGCGGCGCCGTTGCTTTCCAAGGGCAAGCCGTACCGCACCGAACTGGAATTGCGGCGCCAGGATGGCACACTGTTCTGGAGCCGGCTGCACGGGCGCGCCGTCGATCCCTTGAATACCCATGACGGTACCGTATGGATCATCGAAGATATCAGCGACCACCGGCGCGATGAAGACCAGCTGCGCCGCGCCATGCTGGAAATGCAGGCCGTGATGGACAACGCGCCGCTGGCCATCGGCTTCCAGCGCGACAAGGGCGTGCTGCGCTACAACCGCCGCTTCGCCGAATGCTTCGGCTTTGATGGCGACAGCGGCGTGGGCCTGGCCGTCGCCGACCTGTACCCGTCGCGCGCGGCCTACGAGAACGTGGTGCGGCAAGCGTCGCCTCTGCTGCGGCGCGGCCAGCCGTTCCAGGGCGAGATGGAGATGCGCCGCCGCGACGGCTCCACGTTCTGGGCGCTGGCGTATGGCTACGTGCTGAATCCGGAGAGTCAGACCGACCGCGGCTTGCGCGACACGATCTGGCTGTTCGACGACCGCAGCGCGCAGAAGGCGGCCGAGGAGGCCACGCGCCAGCTGATGCTGGAGCAGCAGGCCATCCTCGACAATGCGTCCGTCGGCATCCTGTTTTCGCGTTCGCGCCTGGTCTTGCGCTGCAATCCCCGCTTCGCCGAAATGTTCGGCTACGCGCAGGAGGAGATGACGGGCCTGCCCGCCGCCGAGCTGTTTCCCTCACCCGCCGCCTACGCAGCGTTTGGCATGCAAGCCAGGCCACTGCTGGGACAGGGCTTGCCGTACGAGCAGGATGAAGTGCTGTTCCGCCGCCGCGATGGCAGCCTGTTCTGGTGCCGCATCCGCGCCAAGGCCGTCGACCAGGAGCATAGCGAGCAGGGTACCATCTGGATACTCGAAGACGTCACGGACAGCCGCCAGGCGCAGATGGAAGTGGCGGCCATCATGACGAATGCCTCGGTGAGCATCCTGTATACCAAGAACCGCCAGATCACGCGCTACAACCTGGGCTTTGCCGCGATGTTCGGCTACAGCGGCGACGAGGCGCTGGGCCTGCCCGGGCGCGCGCTGTACGTGTCGCAGCAGTCCTACGAGTTGCTCGGCGCGGCGGCCTTCCCTTTCCTGTCGGTGGCCAAGCCGTTCCAGACGGAAGTGGAAATGATGCGCCGCGACGGCACGACCTTGTGGGCGCAGCTGATCGCCTATGTGGTCAATCCGGACGATCCGGCCGCCGGCACCATCTGGATCATCGAGGACCGCACCGAAGCGAAGCGCGCCGAAGAATCCTTGCGCAATGCGCTGCTGGAAAACCAGGCCATCCTCGACAGCGCCGTGCTGGGCATCTCGGTGGTGGAGGGCGGCTACAATTTGCGCGCCAACAGCAAGATGGAAGAGCTGTTCGGCTATGGACCCGGCGAGATCAACGGCCTGTCGGTGCAGGCCCTGTATCCGGACGTGGCCGCGTGGAAGACGGCACGCGGCGAGACGGCGCGCGATTTCGCGGCCGGCAGGGTGCACATGTCGGAATACCAGCTGGTGCGCAAGGATGGCAGCCGCTTCTGGGCGCGCCTGTCCGGCCGGCCGTTCGACCTGGCGCATGCGCATGGCCGTTCCGTGTGGCTGGTCGACGACGTGACGGCGCGCCGCGAGGCGGCCGAGGCGGTGCGCCGCGCGCGCGACGAGCTGGAACTGCGCGTGCACGAACGCACGGCTGAACTGGCCGGCGCCAATCTGCTGCTGCAGGGCGAGATCGCCGAGCGGCGCCAGGCCGAGGCGCGCGTGCATCATATGGCTTACCACGACAACCTGACGGGCTTGCCGAACCGCGCGCTGCTGTCGGACCGGCTGGAACGGGCCATGCTGGCCGCGCAGCGCTCCGGGCGCAAGCTGGCCGTGATGTTCATCGACCTGGACCGTTTCAAGACCATCAACGATTCGCTGGGCCACATGACGGGCGACGTGCTGCTCAAGGAAGTGGCCGCCCGGCTGTGCCGCGCGGTGCGCGCCAGCGACACGGTGGCGCGCCTGGGTGGCGATGAATTCGTCGTCCTGGTGCCGGGCATCCGCGACACCGACGAGGCGGCGCGCGTGGCCGAGAAGGTCATCGAGGCGCTGACGCCCGCCTTTCCGCTCGACGGCCACGTGCTGCACGTGACGCCGTCCATCGGCATCTGCGTGTATCCGGACGATGGCGGCGATGTCGACACCCTGATGCGCCATGCCGATGCGGCCATGTACCACGCCAAGGGCAATGGCCGCAATAATTACCAGTTCTTCACACAGACGATGAACCAGGCAGCGGCCCTGCACTTCGACCTGGAAAGCAGCTTGCGCACGGCGCTGGCGCTGCAGCAGTTCGAACTGTTTTACCAGCCCATCATCGATATCGCCACGCGCCGCCTGCATGGCATGGAAGTGCTGCTGCGCTGGCGCCGTCCCGGCCATGGCCTGGTGCTGCCTGACCGCTTCATTCCCATCATGGAGGAAAACGGCTTGATCGTGCCGGTGGGCGAATGGGTCATGCGCCAGGCCTGCGAGCAAAGCATGGTCTGGCAGCGCCAGGGCTTGCAGCCCGTGCCCCTGGCGGTGAATTTGTCGCCGCGCCAGTTCATGCACAAGGGCCTGGTGGCGGCCATCGGCGACGTGGTGCGGGAAACGGGCATCGATCCGGCGCTGCTGGAATTCGAGATCACCGAGACGGCGCTGATGCAGCACGGCGAGCATACGCTGGAGATTTTGCGGCAGATCAATGGCATGGGCCTGCGCCTGTCGATCGACGATTTCGGCACCGGCTATTCCAGTCTGGCCTACCTGAAGCGCTTCCCTGTGAAAAAGGTCAAGATCGACCGTGCCTTCATCAAGGACCTGGAACACAGCGCGGAAGACCGCGCCATCGTGGCGGCCATCATCGCGCTGGCCGACAGCCTGCAATTGTCGACCGTGGCCGAGGGCGTGGAGACGGAAGAACAGTTCGCACTGCTGCTGGCGAACGGCTGCCGCTATGCGCAGGGTTATCTGTTTTCCGCGCCCGTACCGGCGATCAATGCGCAGGCCTTGCTGGAACGCGTGACATAAGCTGCTGCGCGTCGGTATAGGTAGCCGGCGAGGCTCACCGGCTCGGCGCCCCCGCGCTGTGGCAAGGCTGCGCTTCTGTCAGGCGTTCTTGAATGATTAGTCGATGGTGGCGATGACGGGCGCATGGTCGGACGGCTGCTCCCACTTGCGGGGCACGCGGTCTATCACGCACGCCGTGCAGCGGCCAGCCAGGGCCGGCGAAAGCAGGATATGGTCGATGCGCAGGCCCTTGTTCAGGCGGAAGCCCAACTGGCGGTAGTCCCACCAGCTGAACGATTTGTCCGCCTGCTCGAACAGACGGAAGGCGTCCGTCAGGCCGATGTCGAACAGGCGCTGCAGGGCGGCGCGTTCCTTGTCCGAGACCAGCACCTGGCCGGCCCAGGCGACAGGGTCATGCACGTCGCGGTCGTCGGGGGCGATATTGTAGTCGCCCACGACGGCCAGCTGCGGGTGCTGCAGCGCTTCTTCGGCCAGCCAGTCGTGCAGGGCGGACAGCCAGCCCAGCTTGTACTCGTATTTGTCCGAGTCGATGCTCTGGCCGTTCGGCACGTAGGCGCAGACGACGCGCACGCCACCGATCGTCGCGGCCAGGATGCGCTGCTGCGCATCTTCATAGCGGGGATTGTTCTTCACCACGTCGGTGATCGGCAGCTTCGACAGGATGGCCACGCCGTTGTAGGTTTTCTGGCCGCTGAAGACCACCTGGTAACCAGCCGCCTCGATCTCGGCGACGGGGAACTTGTCATCCGTGAGCTTGGTCTCTTGCAAGCAGAGTATGTCGACCGGGTTGTCTGTCAGCCACTGCAGCACTTGCGGCAGGCGCACTTTGAGTGAGTTGACGTTCCAGGTGGCGAGTTTCATGGGAAAAATCCTTGCTTGAATAGGTATCGATAAGCGCGAATCTTACCGCATGCGTGTCGCCGGCGTGCTGCCCGCCGCTTGTCGCGCAAGCACCTTATTTTCCCACAGGGAAAAAGAGTGTTCATAAAGTATATATATTTAACCAATCGTGGCGCATGAATATTATGTTTTTGTGTATGATTGATCAACCCCTATGTTTGATTTGGCATAAATGGCTGGCGTGGCAGGCTGCGTCTCGCCGTTTAACGCGACAAAGGTGTAAAGTTTCTCGCTGAAACGCGATAAAAACTACTAAAATGGCACAATGTAACAACTGTGTCACACGGCTTTGTTACAGCCAACTTGAGAACCGAACAGGAAGCAGTTGTAATTAGTTGTAATTGCTATTCCGATTACATGACCACTGTGCCGGGGCGGAGCGTCAGTTCCGTCCTTGGCGCCGCCAGACTTGTTATATAAATTGCAGTACTATATCTATGAGACTGTTTTGCGACATCAATAGATGGTACTATTTTGAAATGTTGCAGTTTTAATAGTGAGACTTGCGCGTAGCATTTGCAAAGGAAGAAAATGCGAACTGCATTTGAAGCGTGGGCGCAGCGTGACGGCCACATTGTGCGGCGAAGAGAAGACAAACCGGATGAGTACCTGATTTTCGAGACCCAGCGCCGCTGGGTTATCTGGCAGGCAGCTCTGACGCATGGCAAGACGGCGGCCAAGCCGCGCGTGAGCGCGGCCGAAAAGGCGGCGAAAGCCCAGCGCGCGCTGGAAATGTCCTCCGATGAGGCGATCGTGCGCAACAAGGTGCTCAATGAAGTGCTCGACGCCTTCAGCGGCGCCGATGGCGCTGCCGGCATGGAAGGCATACTGAAAGTGATCCAGGGCCTGAAGATGAAGCAGAAGGCACTGGCCGACGACAAGAGCGAAGATTCAACGGCTTGAGGGGACGGCGATGCGTTATCGACACTACAAGGGCGGCATTTATGAACTGGTGTGCGAAGCCACGCTGGAAGCGGATCTGACGCCGATGATCGTGTATCGCGCTGCGGACGGTTCCATCTGGACCCGGCCGAAAGACGTGTTCTTTCAACTGATCGAAGTCGAAGGCGTCATGGTCCAGCGTTTCGCTCCCATTAACTGATGGCCGCCTGCGTGCGTGCCCGGGATTATTTTCATATGCGTAAATTGCTGCCTGCCGCTTTGGTGCTGGGCTTTGCCTGCACCGCGGCGCATGCCGAAACCATCGGTTCGGTCGACACGGTGTTCAAACTGATCGGCCCTGACCACAAGATCGTCGTCGAAGCCTACGACGATCCCCGTGTCGCTGGCGTCAGCTGCTATCTGTCGCGCGCCAAGACCGGTGGCATCAAGGGCGCCGTCGGTCTGGCCGAGGACAAGGCCGACGCGGCCGTCGCCTGCCGCCAGGTGGGGCCGCTGCAATTCAAGGGCAAGCTGCCGCGCCAGGAAGAAGTGTTTACCGAGCGTGCCTCGATCTTCTTCAAGCATGTGCGCGTGGTGCGCATGGTCGACAGCAAGCGCAATGCGCTGGTCTACCTCGTGTATTCCGACCGCCTGATCGAGGGCAGCCCGAAAAACAGCGTCACCGCCGTCGCCGTGCCCGGCGACCAGCCGATTCCCGTCCGTTAAGCGAGCTACCCATGCGTGTGCCGCTGTCTGCTCCCCTTGCCGCCTTTGCTGGCGGGATGCTGCTGTTCGCTCTGGGCGGCTGCGCCACCTTGACCGGCAATACCGAGCAGATGGTGCTGGTGCAAACCATCCAGGACAACCGCGAGCTCAATGGCGCCGGCTGTATCCTCAGTAATGATGTGGGCAAGTGGTTCGTCACCACGCCGGGGCGCATTACCATCCGCAAGAGCCAGGAGCCTCTGAAGGTCGATTGCCGCAAGTACGGTTCACCCGCCATCGCCACGGACGATCACATCGATCCCAAGCTCAATGCCAGCGTCTGGAGCAATGTCATCCTGACCCTGGGCGTCGGCTATTTCGTCGACCGCAACACCGGCGCCGGCTTCGACTATCCATCGATTTTGACCATCGTCATGCAGGACCCCGCGCGCCTGGCGCCGCCGCCCGCGCCGATTCCGTTGCCGCCGCCTGCGGCCGCCGTGCCGGAAACGGTGGTGCAGCCGAAGGTGGCGCCATCGCCTTTGCCCAATCCTGTCGTCTACTGATTCAATGACACATAAAAAAACCGCCAGGTCAGTGACCGTGGCGGCTGTCTTCTTACGTAACGACGCCTGACAAAACCGTAGCGAGCGGGAGCTAGTGGTGGCCGAGAAGCGCAGCTGTACTTTATGTACAGCGAGCATCGCCGGCCGCCAATAGCCCCGCGCAGCAGGTTTGGCCTGGCGTTCTCTTAGACGCGGTTGATGAGGAACGTCGTCAGCAGGGGCACTGGACGACCGGTCGCGCCTTTTGCGCCGCCCGATTTCCATGCCGTGCCGGCGATGTCCAGATGCGCCCAGGTGTACTTCTTGGTGAAGTTTTCCAGGAACGCCGCTGCCGTCACCGAACCGCCGCCTGGCGTGCCGATGTTGGCCAGGTCGGCGAAGTTCGACTTCAGCTGCTCGTTGTAGGCTTCTTCGATCGGCATGCGCCATGCCGTGTCGCTCGACTGTTTGCCCGCTGCCAGCAGTTCATTGGCCAGCAGGTCATGCGCTGCGTCGCTGCGCGTAAACAGGCCGCTGTTGTGGTGGCCCAGGGCGACGACGCAAGCGCCCGTCAGGGTGGCGATATCGACCACGGCTGCCGGCTTGAAGCGTTCGGCGTAGGTCAGCGCGTCGCACAGCACCAGACGGCCTTCGGCGTCGGTATTGAGCACTTCGATGGTCAGTCCGTTCATCGAGGTGACGATGTCGCCCGGCTTGGTGGCGCGGCCCGATGGCATGTTTTCGCACGCGGCGATGACGCCGATGACGTTCAGCTTCAGGTTCATTTCGCCGATGGCGCGGAAGGTGCCCAGTACCGAGGCGGCGCCGCACATGTCGTACTTCATTTCATCCATGCCAGGACCGGCCTTGATCGAAATGCCGCCCGTGTCGAAGGTTATGCCCTTGCCGACCAGGACCACTGGTGCATCCTTTGCTTTGCCGCCCATGTGTTTCAGGACGATGAATTTTGGCGGCTGTTCGCTGCCGTTGGTGACGGACAGGAAGCTGCCCATTTTCAGCGCTTCGAGCTGTTTGCGGTCCAGCACTTCGACTTCGAACTTGTAATCCTTGGCCAGCTGCTTGGCCGTGTTGGCCAGGTAGGTCGGGTTGGCGACGTTGGCAGGCAGGTCGCCCAGCTTGCGCGTCAGGTCGGAACCGTTGGCAATGGCGATGGCTTGCGCCAGCGCGCCGCGCGTGGCTGCCGTTGCCGGCGCCGCCAGGGCGATCTTGCGCACGCCTGCTGGCGCCGGATCTTTTTTGCTTTTTTGCGAGTCGCAGCGGTATTCGCTGTCGTGGGCGGCTTGCACCACGCAACGGATTGCCCAATTTATGTCGCGCTCTTTCACTTCGGTCAGCGGTAATGCGATAATGGCGTCCGCAGCGCCCAGCGAGCCGAAAGCCTTGAGGGCCGCTTGTACACCGGTAGCGAAGCTTTTTTCGCTGACAGTTTCATCGCTGCCCATGCCTACCAGCAGAACACGTTCGGCGGCGACGCCATCGACTGCGCGCAGCAGCAAGGTGCTGCCTGGCTTGCCGCTGATGTCGCCGGACTTCAGCGCAGCCGAAATCGCACCCTTGCTGTCCAGCGATTTTGCCGCTGGCGACAGTTTTTTGTTTTCGAATACCGCAACCGCGATGCATCCGCTTTTGGCCGTGCCGAGGGTGCTCTTGGTATCGAATGCTTTTATGCTAAAGTCCATTTGGTTCTCCGTTTTCATTTACTAGTAACGTGTTACTCAACTAACTGACCCGAATTATAAACTCCGAATGATCTTTCAACGCGCCCTTCGACGTGAATTGGCTAGTGCCGCCGGGGCCACCTTCACTGTTTTATTCAGCATCCTGCTCACCTGGATGCTGATCGGTATTCTCGGCAAGGCGGCGGGCGGCAAGATTGCGTCGGCCGACGTCATGTCGCTGATGGTTTTTTCCGCCCTGATGCAGCTGCCCACCATCATCATCCTTACCGGTTTCATTTCGGTGCTGATGGTCGTCACGCGCAGCTACAAGGAGTCGGAGATGGTGGTGTGGTTCGCCTCCGGCCTGAGCCTGTCGCGCTGGATCTGGCCCGTGCTCAGCTTCGGCCTGCCGCTGGTGCTGGCCACCGGCGTCCTGAGCCTGTACGCCACGCCGTGGGCGCAAAAGAAAAGCGATGAATACGTGGCGCGCTTTGAAAAGCGCGAAGACCTGCAGAAAGTCACGCCGGGCCAGTTCCGCGAATCGGCCGGCAGCAACCGCATCTTCTTCGTCGAGGGCGTCAGTGGCGAGAAGAATGTGGTGCAGAACGTCTTCGTCAATACCGTCGATGAAAAAGGCAGCGCCGTCGTCGTCGTCGCCAAAGAAGGCGTGATCAATACCGACGCCAAGGGCGAACGCTTCCTGGTGCTCAAGAGCGGCCGCCGCTACCAGGGCGTGCCGACGCAGGCGGACTTCCAGACCATGGAATTCGAGCAGTACATCATGCGCATCGAGAGCAAGCAGCAGGAACTGGGCGCGGAACTGGGCGTGCGCGCCATGAGCACCATGGCGCTCATCGCCGATCCGAATCCCTACACCATGGCTGAATTGCTGTGGCGCGTCAGTGCGCCCATGATCGGCCTGATGCTGATCCTGCTGGCCATTCCGCTGGGCTTTGTCAATCCGCGCGCCGGCAGTTCGGCCAACCTGATCGTGGCCCTGCTGATTTTCTTTACGTACAGCAATCTTATCAAGGTCGTCGAAGCGAGCGTGAAACAGGGGCGCCTGACATTCGGCCTGGCCTGGTGGCCGCTGCACCTGCTGGCGGCACTGGCCGTGGTGGCGCTGTTCGTGTGGCGCCTGAATGTGAATCACCGCTATCATCCGCTGGTCCTGCTGGCGTCCTTCAAGCGCGCGCGGCGCGCCGGCAAACCAAGTAAAGCGGTATCGAAATGAAGATTTTACAGCGCTATTTTGCGGTCTCGATATTCCAGGCGGTGCTGTTCGTGCTGCTGGCCTTCCTGGCACTGCAAGCCTTCATCGACCTGACGGGCGAGCTGCCGAAGGTGGGCCGCAACGGCTACACCATCCAGTATGCCTTCCTGTATGTGCTGGTGCTGGTGCCGGGGCATGTGTACGAGGTGATGCCGATTGCGGCACTGATCGGCACGATCTACACGATGGCGCAGTTCGCGGCCAGTTCCGAATTTACCATCATGCGCGCCTCGAGCATGTCGACGGCGATGGCGGCCGGTTTCCTGTTCCGCATCGGTATCGTCTTCGTGGTCATCACCTTCATCTTTGGTGAGCTGATCACGCCGCGTACCGAGCCGCTGGCCGAACGCCTCAAGCTGACGTCGCGCGGCGCGGCCGTGTCGAGCGAGTTTCGCTCGGGCCTGTGGACCAAGGACATGGTCAAGAGCGACGGCCTGACGGGCACCGTCACCGGTTCGCGCTTTTTTAATGTGGGCGAAGCGCGTCCGGACGGCCAGCTGAAAAACGTCAAGCTGTATGAATTTGATACCGATATGCGTTTGCGCACCCTGACCGTGGCCAAGGGGGCGACGTATCAGGGCAATAATATCTGGCGCCTGACCGATGTGACGGAAACCTCGTTCTCGAACAGCGCGGCGACCTCGCCCGGCTTCGAACCGAAGCTGGCGAACTACTTTGGGCAGGAAACGAGCCTGGTGCGCACGGTACAGAGCGCCAGCAAGGACATGACGTCGGAAGTGACGCCGAAGATCCTGACGGTGTCGGCTTCCGATCCCGAGCGCATGTCGGCCAGCGAACTGGCCGTGTACACGCGCCACCTGGCCGAGAACAAGCAGGAAACCGAGCGTTTCCGCATCGCTTTCTGGAAAAAGCTGATCGATCCACTGGCCATCTTCGTGTTGATGGCGCTGGCGCTGCCGTTCGCCTACATGCACACGCGCAGCGGCGGCATCAGCCTGAAGATCTTCATCGGCATCATGATCGGCGTGAGCTTCATGCTGGTCAACACGCTGTTTTCGCATCTTGGGCTGCTCAGTACCTGGCCGGCCTTCCTGACGGCGGTGGCGCCGAGCACCCTGTATCTGCTGCTGGCGCTGGGCGCCTTGTGGTGGGTGGAAAGACACTAATGGAGACG
Protein-coding sequences here:
- a CDS encoding CreA family protein, which codes for MRKLLPAALVLGFACTAAHAETIGSVDTVFKLIGPDHKIVVEAYDDPRVAGVSCYLSRAKTGGIKGAVGLAEDKADAAVACRQVGPLQFKGKLPRQEEVFTERASIFFKHVRVVRMVDSKRNALVYLVYSDRLIEGSPKNSVTAVAVPGDQPIPVR
- a CDS encoding sensor domain-containing protein: MNRVPTSPDFIADALQLIALPACACDACGMVVAVNGALSALLGRDVSGRLLADCFTDAYRASSTSMLRGALGAAGRERHWDSSLEGIDAAIAVQVWAKPLPVGDGLPGATLVFADISVQQRDQQALRKTLLEQQAILESAAVGIVFSRGGFIEECNIRAAEMFGYARHQLTGMPGAVLYRSAEHCRILGLEAAPLLSKGKPYRTELELRRQDGTLFWSRLHGRAVDPLNTHDGTVWIIEDISDHRRDEDQLRRAMLEMQAVMDNAPLAIGFQRDKGVLRYNRRFAECFGFDGDSGVGLAVADLYPSRAAYENVVRQASPLLRRGQPFQGEMEMRRRDGSTFWALAYGYVLNPESQTDRGLRDTIWLFDDRSAQKAAEEATRQLMLEQQAILDNASVGILFSRSRLVLRCNPRFAEMFGYAQEEMTGLPAAELFPSPAAYAAFGMQARPLLGQGLPYEQDEVLFRRRDGSLFWCRIRAKAVDQEHSEQGTIWILEDVTDSRQAQMEVAAIMTNASVSILYTKNRQITRYNLGFAAMFGYSGDEALGLPGRALYVSQQSYELLGAAAFPFLSVAKPFQTEVEMMRRDGTTLWAQLIAYVVNPDDPAAGTIWIIEDRTEAKRAEESLRNALLENQAILDSAVLGISVVEGGYNLRANSKMEELFGYGPGEINGLSVQALYPDVAAWKTARGETARDFAAGRVHMSEYQLVRKDGSRFWARLSGRPFDLAHAHGRSVWLVDDVTARREAAEAVRRARDELELRVHERTAELAGANLLLQGEIAERRQAEARVHHMAYHDNLTGLPNRALLSDRLERAMLAAQRSGRKLAVMFIDLDRFKTINDSLGHMTGDVLLKEVAARLCRAVRASDTVARLGGDEFVVLVPGIRDTDEAARVAEKVIEALTPAFPLDGHVLHVTPSIGICVYPDDGGDVDTLMRHADAAMYHAKGNGRNNYQFFTQTMNQAAALHFDLESSLRTALALQQFELFYQPIIDIATRRLHGMEVLLRWRRPGHGLVLPDRFIPIMEENGLIVPVGEWVMRQACEQSMVWQRQGLQPVPLAVNLSPRQFMHKGLVAAIGDVVRETGIDPALLEFEITETALMQHGEHTLEILRQINGMGLRLSIDDFGTGYSSLAYLKRFPVKKVKIDRAFIKDLEHSAEDRAIVAAIIALADSLQLSTVAEGVETEEQFALLLANGCRYAQGYLFSAPVPAINAQALLERVT
- the lptF gene encoding LPS export ABC transporter permease LptF, which translates into the protein MIFQRALRRELASAAGATFTVLFSILLTWMLIGILGKAAGGKIASADVMSLMVFSALMQLPTIIILTGFISVLMVVTRSYKESEMVVWFASGLSLSRWIWPVLSFGLPLVLATGVLSLYATPWAQKKSDEYVARFEKREDLQKVTPGQFRESAGSNRIFFVEGVSGEKNVVQNVFVNTVDEKGSAVVVVAKEGVINTDAKGERFLVLKSGRRYQGVPTQADFQTMEFEQYIMRIESKQQELGAELGVRAMSTMALIADPNPYTMAELLWRVSAPMIGLMLILLAIPLGFVNPRAGSSANLIVALLIFFTYSNLIKVVEASVKQGRLTFGLAWWPLHLLAALAVVALFVWRLNVNHRYHPLVLLASFKRARRAGKPSKAVSK
- the lptG gene encoding LPS export ABC transporter permease LptG, translating into MKILQRYFAVSIFQAVLFVLLAFLALQAFIDLTGELPKVGRNGYTIQYAFLYVLVLVPGHVYEVMPIAALIGTIYTMAQFAASSEFTIMRASSMSTAMAAGFLFRIGIVFVVITFIFGELITPRTEPLAERLKLTSRGAAVSSEFRSGLWTKDMVKSDGLTGTVTGSRFFNVGEARPDGQLKNVKLYEFDTDMRLRTLTVAKGATYQGNNIWRLTDVTETSFSNSAATSPGFEPKLANYFGQETSLVRTVQSASKDMTSEVTPKILTVSASDPERMSASELAVYTRHLAENKQETERFRIAFWKKLIDPLAIFVLMALALPFAYMHTRSGGISLKIFIGIMIGVSFMLVNTLFSHLGLLSTWPAFLTAVAPSTLYLLLALGALWWVERH
- the xth gene encoding exodeoxyribonuclease III yields the protein MKLATWNVNSLKVRLPQVLQWLTDNPVDILCLQETKLTDDKFPVAEIEAAGYQVVFSGQKTYNGVAILSKLPITDVVKNNPRYEDAQQRILAATIGGVRVVCAYVPNGQSIDSDKYEYKLGWLSALHDWLAEEALQHPQLAVVGDYNIAPDDRDVHDPVAWAGQVLVSDKERAALQRLFDIGLTDAFRLFEQADKSFSWWDYRQLGFRLNKGLRIDHILLSPALAGRCTACVIDRVPRKWEQPSDHAPVIATID
- a CDS encoding DUF1653 domain-containing protein; its protein translation is MRYRHYKGGIYELVCEATLEADLTPMIVYRAADGSIWTRPKDVFFQLIEVEGVMVQRFAPIN
- a CDS encoding leucyl aminopeptidase, with the translated sequence MDFSIKAFDTKSTLGTAKSGCIAVAVFENKKLSPAAKSLDSKGAISAALKSGDISGKPGSTLLLRAVDGVAAERVLLVGMGSDETVSEKSFATGVQAALKAFGSLGAADAIIALPLTEVKERDINWAIRCVVQAAHDSEYRCDSQKSKKDPAPAGVRKIALAAPATAATRGALAQAIAIANGSDLTRKLGDLPANVANPTYLANTAKQLAKDYKFEVEVLDRKQLEALKMGSFLSVTNGSEQPPKFIVLKHMGGKAKDAPVVLVGKGITFDTGGISIKAGPGMDEMKYDMCGAASVLGTFRAIGEMNLKLNVIGVIAACENMPSGRATKPGDIVTSMNGLTIEVLNTDAEGRLVLCDALTYAERFKPAAVVDIATLTGACVVALGHHNSGLFTRSDAAHDLLANELLAAGKQSSDTAWRMPIEEAYNEQLKSNFADLANIGTPGGGSVTAAAFLENFTKKYTWAHLDIAGTAWKSGGAKGATGRPVPLLTTFLINRV